A window from Streptomyces sp. NBC_00335 encodes these proteins:
- a CDS encoding carbohydrate ABC transporter permease: MSALPTPAAPATGRARRLRENLVAYLFLSAGLICFALFAWYPIVRGVLLGFQQVTFAQPAEWVGLDNFRRLFDDPLFATAWRNTGYFTLLALVFGFAAPFVTAVVLNEVRRGQSYLRLTVYLPVMLPPIVTMLLWRWFYDPGPGLFNNVLGVLHLPAQQWLESEHLAMISLVLVSTWANMGTTTLIYLAALGGIPGELYEAAELDGASIRRRLWHVTIPQVRFILMITLLLQVIGTMQVFVEPFVLTGGGPNEATVTILLLLYRYAFVYNDFGLASAMSTLLFVVLGLFAGLYLRLTRTKD; encoded by the coding sequence ATGTCCGCACTCCCCACTCCCGCGGCCCCCGCCACGGGTCGGGCCCGCCGCCTGCGGGAGAACCTCGTCGCCTACCTCTTCCTCTCCGCCGGACTGATCTGCTTCGCGCTGTTCGCCTGGTACCCGATCGTCCGCGGCGTCCTCCTCGGCTTCCAGCAGGTGACCTTCGCCCAGCCGGCCGAGTGGGTCGGCCTGGACAACTTCCGCCGCCTCTTCGACGACCCGCTCTTCGCCACCGCCTGGCGCAACACCGGCTACTTCACGCTGCTGGCGCTCGTCTTCGGCTTCGCCGCCCCGTTCGTCACGGCCGTCGTCCTGAACGAGGTCCGGCGCGGCCAGTCGTACCTGCGGCTCACCGTCTACCTCCCGGTGATGCTCCCGCCCATCGTGACCATGCTGCTGTGGCGCTGGTTCTACGATCCGGGCCCGGGCCTCTTCAACAACGTGCTCGGCGTCCTGCACCTGCCCGCCCAGCAGTGGCTGGAGTCGGAACACCTCGCGATGATCTCCCTGGTCCTCGTCTCCACCTGGGCCAACATGGGCACCACGACCCTCATCTACCTGGCGGCCCTCGGCGGCATCCCGGGGGAGCTCTACGAAGCGGCCGAACTCGACGGGGCCTCCATCCGCCGGCGCCTGTGGCACGTCACGATCCCGCAGGTCAGGTTCATCCTCATGATCACCCTGCTGCTCCAGGTCATCGGCACCATGCAGGTGTTCGTCGAGCCCTTCGTCCTCACCGGCGGCGGCCCCAACGAAGCCACCGTCACCATCCTGCTGCTCCTCTACCGCTACGCCTTCGTCTACAACGACTTCGGCCTGGCCAGCGCGATGAGCACCCTGCTCTTCGTGGTCCTGGGCCTCTTCGCCGGCCTCTACCTGCGGCTGACCCGGACCAAGGACTGA
- a CDS encoding extracellular solute-binding protein, giving the protein MDGITRRRALFISTALVASLATAACGGAPAPAGDKAGGVVTITVNGMPAATQAADRKDFEELVKQFEAAHPKIKIDAREGQMDPKTFAAKLAGGQLEDVYYVYFTDPAGLIQRKQGADITPYLADVPYLSDIRPELQKVFKDKAGKTYGLPTGNYSMGLVYNRELFRKAGLDPDKPPTTWEEVRAAAKKISALGEDTVGYADYSKNNQGGWHLTSWLYSMGGEVAAEENGKWKAAFDSDAGRKALQTLHDMRWTDRSMGTRQLLEIGDVQKMMGSGKLGMYMAGPDNIPTIVKQFERKYEEFGLAALPGTATLGGGDGFMFNPKATPEKIKAGLQWIQWKYLNPDREEENVTKFSGLGVPIGLPQPNLFAGAAQQKIQAVHAAHANVPQENYKPFVDRSPQVEVKVEPPNAQQLYTVLDGVMQSVLTKEDADIDTLLKDAAARADSILATVK; this is encoded by the coding sequence ATGGATGGCATCACCAGACGTCGCGCCCTGTTCATCTCCACCGCCCTCGTGGCGAGCCTCGCAACCGCCGCCTGCGGCGGTGCGCCGGCCCCGGCCGGCGACAAGGCCGGCGGGGTGGTGACGATCACGGTCAACGGCATGCCGGCGGCCACGCAGGCCGCCGACCGAAAGGACTTCGAGGAGCTGGTCAAGCAGTTCGAAGCGGCGCACCCGAAGATCAAGATCGATGCCCGCGAAGGCCAGATGGATCCGAAGACCTTCGCGGCCAAACTCGCCGGGGGCCAGCTCGAAGACGTCTACTACGTCTACTTCACCGACCCGGCCGGGCTCATCCAGCGCAAGCAGGGCGCCGACATCACCCCCTACCTGGCCGACGTCCCCTATCTGTCCGACATACGCCCCGAGCTCCAGAAGGTGTTCAAGGACAAGGCGGGCAAGACCTACGGCCTGCCCACCGGCAACTACTCCATGGGCCTCGTCTACAACCGCGAGCTCTTCCGCAAGGCCGGACTCGACCCCGACAAGCCCCCCACCACCTGGGAAGAGGTCCGGGCCGCCGCGAAGAAGATCAGCGCGCTGGGCGAGGACACCGTGGGGTACGCCGACTACAGCAAGAACAACCAGGGCGGCTGGCACCTGACGTCCTGGCTGTACTCCATGGGCGGCGAGGTCGCCGCCGAGGAGAACGGCAAGTGGAAGGCCGCCTTCGACAGCGACGCGGGCCGCAAGGCGCTCCAGACCCTGCACGACATGCGCTGGACCGACCGGAGCATGGGCACCCGCCAGCTCCTGGAGATCGGCGACGTCCAGAAGATGATGGGCTCCGGCAAGCTCGGGATGTACATGGCCGGGCCCGACAACATCCCCACCATCGTCAAGCAGTTCGAGCGCAAGTACGAGGAGTTCGGCCTGGCGGCCCTCCCCGGCACGGCCACCCTCGGCGGCGGCGACGGCTTCATGTTCAACCCCAAGGCCACGCCCGAGAAGATCAAGGCCGGTCTGCAGTGGATCCAGTGGAAGTACCTCAACCCCGACCGGGAGGAGGAGAACGTCACCAAGTTCTCCGGCCTGGGCGTCCCGATCGGCCTTCCCCAGCCGAACCTGTTCGCGGGCGCCGCCCAGCAGAAGATCCAGGCCGTCCACGCCGCGCACGCCAACGTGCCGCAGGAGAACTACAAGCCGTTCGTCGACCGCAGCCCCCAGGTCGAGGTCAAGGTCGAGCCGCCGAACGCGCAGCAGCTCTACACCGTCCTGGACGGCGTCATGCAGTCGGTCCTGACCAAGGAGGACGCGGACATCGACACCCTGCTGAAGGACGCCGCCGCCCGCGCCGACTCCATCCTCGCCACGGTGAAGTGA
- a CDS encoding LacI family DNA-binding transcriptional regulator: MSTQRLAQVAEMAGVSTTTVSRVLNGNRDVAPATREAVLTAVDVCGFERPVEFRKERAQLIGLVVPDLQNPVFSASAEALAGLLNGQGLVPVLCTRTADGVSESHYVDMLLGQNVGGIVFVGASYTDIGEAQGRELRRRAIPVVLVNPADENPGVAQVSVDDAGAAEQALAHLSALGHERIGMIVGPSGHVPSVRKLAGYAAFNARRGVPAQEWRPLVAHALFSMEGGATAITQLLARGVTAVVCASDALALGAIRGARRRGLSVPAQLSVVGFDDSLFMVATDPPLTTSRQPVAAMASAAVQFLTEQIRTGVGLSAEILFDTELIVRSSTARSFPGR, from the coding sequence GTGAGCACCCAGAGGCTAGCCCAGGTGGCCGAGATGGCCGGCGTCAGCACGACTACGGTGAGTCGCGTACTGAACGGCAACAGGGACGTGGCGCCCGCCACCCGCGAGGCGGTCCTGACGGCCGTCGACGTGTGCGGGTTCGAGCGCCCGGTGGAGTTCCGCAAGGAGCGGGCCCAGCTGATCGGACTGGTGGTGCCCGACCTCCAGAACCCCGTCTTCTCCGCTTCGGCGGAAGCCCTCGCCGGACTGCTCAACGGCCAGGGCCTGGTCCCCGTGCTGTGCACGCGCACGGCCGACGGGGTCTCGGAGTCCCACTACGTCGACATGCTGCTCGGGCAGAACGTCGGCGGCATCGTGTTCGTCGGCGCCAGCTACACGGACATAGGCGAGGCCCAGGGCCGCGAGCTGCGCCGCCGCGCGATCCCCGTCGTCCTGGTGAATCCGGCCGATGAGAACCCGGGCGTCGCGCAGGTCTCGGTGGACGACGCCGGGGCGGCCGAGCAGGCGCTGGCGCACCTGTCGGCGCTCGGCCACGAGCGGATCGGGATGATCGTGGGCCCCTCCGGGCACGTCCCCTCGGTCCGTAAACTCGCAGGTTACGCGGCTTTCAATGCCCGCCGCGGGGTCCCGGCCCAGGAGTGGCGGCCGCTCGTCGCCCACGCGCTCTTCTCGATGGAGGGCGGCGCCACGGCGATCACCCAGCTGCTCGCGCGCGGGGTGACGGCGGTGGTCTGCGCGAGCGACGCCCTCGCTCTCGGCGCCATCCGCGGTGCGCGCCGCCGGGGCTTGAGCGTGCCGGCCCAACTGTCCGTCGTGGGCTTCGACGACTCGCTCTTCATGGTCGCCACCGACCCGCCGCTGACGACGTCCCGCCAGCCCGTCGCGGCCATGGCCTCGGCAGCGGTGCAGTTCCTGACCGAGCAGATCCGTACCGGGGTGGGCCTGTCCGCGGAGATCCTCTTCGACACCGAACTCATCGTCCGGTCATCCACCGCGCGCTCGTTCCCGGGGCGCTGA
- a CDS encoding oleate hydratase: MAKAYLVGAGIASLSAAALLIREGGFAGSDITILEAQGRTGGSLDAAGDPENGYTMRGGRMFELHFECTYDLLRSIPSLDAPGTSVTEDTFAFHEDFAWNDKARLVDSSGLRVDTRSMGFSERDRLDLVACVASPESRLDGKRISDCFTPAFFTTNFWYMWCTTFAFEPWHSAIEFRRYLNRFVHLFKTFDTMSGIYRTRFNQYDSIVRPLQSWLRSNGVVFSMNTTVTDVELADGEGTTATALACTREGSAVRIPVAAEDLVFVTNGSMTANSTLGSTDTPAVLDTSEPDDSWRLWQTLAAKRPHLGDPSVFDSSVSDSTWGSFTVTTQDPTFFKAMEEFSGSEAGKGGLITFKDSGWLLTIVLNHQPHFHEQPEGTYVWWGYALFPDKAGDHVGKTMAECTGREILTEVLGHLRLEQSEQILESSVVVPALMPYITSQFLVRKAGDRPEVVPEGSTNLAFIGQYAEVPDDVVFTVEYSVRTAWTAVARLLHLDRQPPPVYKGGHDPKVLLEALHTMHRR, from the coding sequence GTGGCGAAGGCCTATCTGGTGGGTGCCGGCATCGCTTCCCTGTCGGCGGCGGCACTGCTGATCAGGGAGGGCGGTTTCGCGGGCTCGGACATCACGATCCTGGAAGCCCAGGGCCGCACCGGCGGAAGCCTGGACGCCGCGGGAGACCCCGAGAACGGCTACACCATGCGCGGCGGCCGGATGTTCGAGCTGCACTTCGAGTGCACCTACGACCTGCTGCGCTCCATCCCCTCGCTGGACGCTCCGGGCACCTCGGTCACCGAGGACACCTTCGCCTTCCACGAGGACTTCGCCTGGAACGACAAGGCCCGCCTGGTCGACTCCTCCGGCCTGCGGGTCGACACCCGCTCGATGGGGTTCTCCGAGCGCGACCGCCTGGACCTCGTCGCGTGCGTGGCCTCCCCCGAGTCCCGGCTCGACGGCAAGCGGATCTCCGACTGCTTCACGCCCGCGTTCTTCACCACCAACTTCTGGTACATGTGGTGCACGACCTTCGCCTTCGAGCCCTGGCACTCGGCGATCGAGTTCCGGCGCTACCTCAACCGGTTCGTGCACCTCTTCAAGACCTTCGACACCATGTCGGGCATCTACCGCACCCGCTTCAACCAGTACGACTCGATCGTGCGCCCCCTCCAGAGCTGGCTGCGGAGCAACGGCGTCGTGTTCTCGATGAACACCACCGTCACCGACGTGGAGCTGGCCGACGGCGAGGGCACCACCGCCACCGCCCTCGCCTGTACGCGGGAGGGCTCGGCCGTGCGGATCCCCGTCGCCGCCGAGGACCTGGTGTTCGTCACCAACGGATCGATGACCGCGAACTCGACCCTGGGATCCACCGACACCCCCGCCGTACTGGACACCTCCGAGCCGGACGACTCCTGGCGCCTGTGGCAGACCCTGGCCGCCAAGCGCCCCCACCTGGGCGACCCCTCGGTGTTCGACTCCTCCGTCTCGGACTCCACCTGGGGCTCCTTCACCGTGACCACCCAGGACCCGACCTTCTTCAAGGCCATGGAGGAGTTCTCCGGCAGCGAGGCCGGCAAGGGCGGTCTGATCACCTTCAAGGACTCCGGCTGGCTGCTGACCATCGTCCTCAACCACCAGCCACACTTCCACGAGCAGCCCGAGGGCACCTACGTCTGGTGGGGGTACGCCCTGTTCCCGGACAAGGCCGGCGACCACGTGGGCAAGACGATGGCCGAGTGCACGGGCCGCGAGATCCTCACCGAGGTGCTCGGACACCTGCGGCTCGAACAGAGCGAGCAGATCCTGGAGTCCTCGGTCGTCGTTCCGGCGCTGATGCCGTACATCACCAGCCAGTTCCTGGTGCGCAAGGCCGGCGACCGGCCCGAGGTCGTCCCGGAGGGCTCCACCAACCTGGCCTTCATCGGCCAGTACGCCGAGGTCCCCGACGACGTGGTGTTCACCGTCGAGTACTCGGTGCGCACCGCGTGGACCGCGGTGGCCCGGCTGCTGCACCTGGACCGGCAGCCGCCGCCGGTCTACAAGGGCGGCCACGATCCCAAGGTGCTCCTCGAAGCCCTGCACACGATGCACCGCCGCTGA
- a CDS encoding peroxiredoxin has translation MTRIPDVGDVVGDFSLPGGLLSEDVFVRGQYALGEQRGNPVVLAFYPGDNTPVCTTQLCSYSDGLEALSACGAQVWGISPQGVESHEAFARARGLRIPLLADTDREVARAFGIAAPVIGLRRSVFVIAPDGTLHWKHVGTLGMRFPSADTIAEQLVGVSTG, from the coding sequence GTGACCCGAATCCCGGACGTGGGCGATGTGGTGGGCGATTTCTCGCTCCCCGGCGGCCTGCTCAGCGAGGACGTGTTCGTCCGCGGGCAGTACGCGCTCGGCGAGCAGCGCGGGAACCCGGTCGTTCTCGCCTTCTACCCCGGCGACAACACCCCCGTCTGCACGACGCAGTTGTGCTCCTACTCCGACGGGCTGGAGGCGCTCTCCGCGTGCGGCGCCCAGGTGTGGGGCATCAGCCCGCAGGGCGTGGAGAGCCACGAGGCCTTCGCCCGGGCCCGCGGCCTGCGGATCCCGCTGCTCGCCGACACCGACCGCGAGGTGGCCCGCGCCTTCGGCATCGCGGCTCCCGTGATCGGTCTGCGGCGGTCCGTCTTCGTCATCGCGCCGGACGGCACCCTGCACTGGAAGCACGTCGGGACCCTGGGCATGAGGTTCCCTTCGGCGGACACCATCGCGGAGCAGCTCGTCGGCGTCTCCACCGGCTGA
- a CDS encoding MurR/RpiR family transcriptional regulator — protein sequence MSSGQQARAQAAAITPGGQAVDHERAPADRVRALFDGHPLSPGQRRIAQYLVDHLTEAAFLSITELAERAGVSQPSVTRFASALGFSGYPALRDVLQPIALSAVAGAPDSPEQTRRNELQAAVDAEIENLRTVRQLLADTDQVLDIGRELARSVPLTVLGLRISVSLAEYFAYAARRIHPDVRLVTGGGSVASDALLQARAAGGSWVLAFAMPRHAKETLAALRVARGAGLKIALITDRTLGPLVDEADVALTAGTGSRLVFDSYSAPGVLSAALLQAMADADPERTQARLESYEQAADQHGFFL from the coding sequence GTGTCATCGGGGCAGCAGGCGCGCGCACAGGCGGCAGCGATCACGCCGGGCGGGCAGGCGGTCGATCACGAGCGGGCTCCCGCCGACCGGGTCCGGGCGCTGTTCGACGGGCACCCGCTCTCGCCGGGCCAGCGCCGGATCGCCCAGTACCTCGTCGACCACCTCACCGAGGCGGCGTTCCTCTCCATCACCGAGCTCGCGGAGCGGGCCGGCGTGAGCCAGCCGTCCGTGACCCGCTTCGCCTCGGCCCTCGGCTTCAGTGGATATCCCGCCCTGCGGGACGTGCTCCAGCCGATCGCGCTCAGCGCGGTGGCCGGCGCCCCGGACAGCCCCGAACAGACCCGGCGCAACGAACTGCAGGCGGCCGTCGACGCCGAGATCGAGAACCTGCGCACCGTCCGGCAGCTGCTCGCCGACACCGACCAGGTGCTCGACATCGGGCGCGAGCTGGCCCGGTCGGTGCCGCTGACGGTCCTCGGGCTGCGGATCTCCGTCTCGCTGGCGGAGTACTTCGCGTACGCGGCCCGCCGGATCCACCCCGACGTGCGCCTGGTGACCGGCGGCGGCAGCGTCGCCTCCGACGCACTGCTGCAGGCCCGTGCGGCGGGCGGGAGCTGGGTCCTGGCCTTCGCGATGCCCCGGCACGCCAAGGAGACCCTGGCGGCGCTGCGGGTGGCCCGCGGCGCGGGGCTGAAGATCGCGTTGATCACGGACCGCACGCTGGGGCCGCTGGTGGACGAAGCCGATGTGGCGCTGACGGCCGGTACCGGTTCGCGGCTGGTCTTCGACTCGTACTCGGCGCCGGGCGTCCTGTCCGCGGCGCTGCTCCAGGCGATGGCGGACGCGGACCCCGAGCGGACGCAGGCCCGGCTCGAAAGCTATGAGCAGGCCGCGGACCAGCACGGCTTCTTCCTCTAG